One stretch of Prunus persica cultivar Lovell chromosome G1, Prunus_persica_NCBIv2, whole genome shotgun sequence DNA includes these proteins:
- the LOC109946432 gene encoding ATP synthase subunit beta, mitochondrial yields MASRRLLSSLARSSVRRAPSKSPISSPNPRIASPSPSSRCASPYGYILNRVAHYATAAAAETTTASSSPKSKDAGKGKITDEFTGKGAIGQVCQVIGAVVDVRFEEGLPPILTALEVLDNSIRLVLEVAQHLGENMVRTIAMDGTEGLVRGQRVLNTGSPITVPVGRATLGRIMNVIGEPIDERGDMKTDHFLPIHREAPAFVEQATEQQILVTGIKVVDLLAPYQRGGKIGLFGGAGVGKTVLIMELINNVAKAHGGFSVFAGVGERTREGNDLYREMIESGVIKLGEKQADSKCALVYGQMNEPPGARARVGLTGLTVAEHFRDAEGQDVLLFIDNIFRFTQANSEVSALLGRIPSAVGYQPTLATDLGGLQERITTTKKGSITSVQAIYVPADDLTDPAPATTFAHLDATTVLSRQISELGIYPAVDPLDSTSRMLSPHILGEEHYNTARGVQKVLQDYKNLQDIIAILGMDELSEDDKLTVARARKIQRFLSQPFHVAEVFTGAPGKYVELKESITSFQGVLDGKYDDLSEQSFYMVGGIEEVIAKAEKIAKESAA; encoded by the exons ATGGCTTCGCGAAGGCTCTTATCTTCTCTCGCCCGGTCCTCCGTACGCCGAGCACCTTCTAAATCTCCGATCTCAAGCCCTAACCCTAGAATCGCATCCCCATCGCCATCGTCTCGATGCGCTTCTCCTTACGGCTACATCCTCAACCGCGTGGCCCATTACGCCACCGCCGCGGCTGCCGAGACAACGACGGCGTCATCATCCCCTAAAAGTAAGGACGCCGGGAAGGGAAAAATTACCGACGAATTCACCGGGAAGGGCGCGATCGGGCAGGTGTGCCAGGTGATCGGAGCCGTTGTCGATGTGAGGTTCGAGGAGGGCTTGCCCCCGATCTTGACTGCACTTGAAGTGCTGGACAACTCGATCCGGTTGGTGCTTGAGGTGGCTCAGCACTTGGGTGAGAACATGGTCAGGACCATTGCTATGGATGGTACTGAAGGGCTTGTCAGAGGACAGCGCGTGCTCAACACCGGTTCTCCTATCACT GTGCCTGTTGGTAGGGCTACCCTTGGTCGAATCATGAATGTCATCGGAGAGCCCATTGATGAGAGAGGCGATATGA AAACCGATCACTTTCTGCCCATCCATAGAGAAGCTCCTGCCTTTGTTGAGCAAGCAACTGAACAGCAGATCCTTGTTACTGGAATCAAg GTTGTAGACCTTCTTGCTCCCTACCAAAGAGGAGGAAAGATTGGGTTGTTTGGTGGTGCTGGTGTAGGAAAAACTGTGCTTATTATGGAACTTATCAACAATGTTGCAAAGGCTCATG GTGGTTTCTCCGTGTTTGCCGGTGTTGGAGAACGTACTCGTGAGGGTAATGACTTGTACAGGGAAATGATTGAGAGTGGTGTCATTAAGCTAGGTGAAAAGCAG GCTGACAGCAAATGTGCTCTAGTGTATGGTCAAATGAATGAGCCCCCTGGTGCTCGTGCTCGTGTTGGTTTGACTGGGCTGACTGTGGCAGAACACTTCCGTGATGCTGAAGGGCAAGATGTGCTTCTCTTTATTGACAACATTTTCCGCTTTACCCAA GCAAACTCTGAGGTGTCTGCTTTGCTTGGTCGTATCCCATCTGCTGTTGGATACCAACCTACTTTAGCTACTGATCTTGGAGGTCTTCAAGAGCGTATTACTACCACTAAGAAGGGTTCCATCACTTCTGTCCAAGCTATTTATGTGCCTGCTGATGACTTGACAGATCCAGCTCCTGCCACCACCTTCGCTCATTTGGATGCCACCACTGTGCTGTCACGACAG ATCTCTGAGCTTGGTATCTATCCCGCCGTCGATCCTCTTGATTCCACATCTCGTATGCTCTCCCCTCATATTTTGGGTGAGGAACACTACAACACTGCTCGTGGTGTCCAGAAGGTTCTTCAAGATTACAAGAATTTGCAAGATATTATTGCTATTTTGGGGATGGATGAGCTTAGTGAAGACGATAAGTTGACAGTCGCCCGTGCCCGTAAAATTCAACGTTTCTTGAGCCAGCCGTTCCATGTTGCAGAGGTTTTCACTGGTGCCCCTGGAAAATACGTGGAGTTGAAAGAAAGCATTACCAGCTTCCAG gGAGTGTTGGATGGAAAGTACGATGACCTTTCAGAACAATCGTTCTACATGGTTGGAGGTATCGAGGAGGTCATTGCTAAGGCAGAGAAGATTGCCAAGGAGTCTGCTGCCTAA
- the LOC18789889 gene encoding fruit protein pKIWI502 — protein sequence MSFTIFQPASVPLLHSHAHLSSPLPPMSILRRLNPNHLKLKLRRHRFASVAAAVRQDTALWTQAPLSEIEPAAESLFHVRIDLSDAPDLASSHTRAGQYLQLRVPDESKPSFLAIASPPSLAATKGVFEFLVKSVAGSTAELLCRLKRGDVVELSQAMGKGFEIDRIDPPEKYPTVLIFATGSGISPIRSLIESGFSADTRSDVKLFYGARNLDRMAYQDRFKDWESSGVEIVPVLSQPHDGWTGQSGYVQAAFSRAKQIYNPLSTGAVLCGQKQMTEEVTSILIADGVSSEKILKNF from the exons ATGTCATTTACAATCTTCCAACCCGCTTCGGTGCCCCTCCTCCACTCCCATGCGCACCTTAGCTCACCCCTCCCTCCCATGTCTATCTTACGCCGCCTCAACCCCAACCacctaaaactaaaactacGCCGCCACCGCTTCGCCAGTGTCGCCGCCGCAGTACGCCAGGACACCGCGCTCTGGACCCAAGCCCCACTCTCCGAGATTGAACCAGCGGCCGAGTCGCTCTTCCACGTCCGCATCGACCTGTCCGACGCGCCCGACCTCGCTTCGTCCCACACGCGCGCTGGCCAGTATCTCCAGCTTCGCGTCCCGGACGAGTCCAAACCCTCGTTTCTGGCCATCGCGTCGCCGCCTTCGTTGGCGGCGACAAAGGGCGTGTTCGAGTTCTTGGTGAAGAGCGTGGCGGGGTCCACAGCGGAGCTTCTGTGCAGGCTCAAGAGAGGGGACGTCGTGGAGCTAAGCCAGGCTATGGGGAAAGGCTTCGAGATCGATCGGATCGACCCGCCCGAGAAATACCCGACGGTTCTAATATTCGCCACGGGATCTGGAATAAg TCCAATCCGTTCTCTGATTGAATCGGGGTTTAGCGCCGATACAAGATCTGACGTCAAGCTCTTCTATGGGGCTAGAAACCTCGACAGAATGGCTTATCAG GATAGATTTAAGGACTGGGAATCTTCAGGTGTTGAGATTGTGCCAGTATTATCACAGCCGCATGATGGTTGGACGGGACAAAGTGGTTATGTGCAG GCTGCTTTTTCCAGAGCCAAGCAAATTTATAACCCTCTTTCTACAGGTGCTGTTTTATGTGGGCAGAAGCAGATGACTGAG